One Cydia pomonella isolate Wapato2018A chromosome 15, ilCydPomo1, whole genome shotgun sequence DNA window includes the following coding sequences:
- the LOC133525484 gene encoding LOW QUALITY PROTEIN: uncharacterized protein LOC133525484 (The sequence of the model RefSeq protein was modified relative to this genomic sequence to represent the inferred CDS: inserted 1 base in 1 codon), producing the protein ELCFLYIVDPANIPLQGAFHQQLDALLSAVRLTQPEIERLGQLYRDLEYVLGELWPGELCFLYIVDPANIPLQGAFHQQLDALLSAVRLTQPEIERLGQLYRDLEYVLGELWPGELCFLYIVDPANIPLQGAFHQQLDALLSAVRLTQPEIERLGQLYRDLEYVLGELWPGELCFLYIVDPANIPLQGAFHQQLDALLSAVRLTQPEIERLGQLYRDLEYVLGELWPGELCFLYIVDPANIPLQGAFHQQLDALLSAVRLTQPEIERLGQLYRDLEYVLGELWPGELCFLYIVDPANIPLQGAFHQQLDALLSAVRLTQPEIERLGQLYRDLEYVLGELWPGELCFLYIVDPANIPLQGAFHQQLDALLSAVRLTQPEIEHLGQLYRDLEYVLGELWPGELCFLYIVDPANIPLQGAFHQQLDALLSAVRLTQPEIERLGQLYRDLEYVLGELWPGCRAIPFGSVTTGLGVKSSDADCFVSLPRGSGAGAGSGSGSGSGSGSGSAAVGRARRALQAHPHVFGELLAIPRANTPIVKFLHLPTGVYCDLSFKTALGSQNSKLIAFLLHCDPRLVPVAVAVKYWARVHELTGTGKLTNYALTMMIIFYFQQPPVAILPAVEWLQRDRSYDCFVDYWNTGFMSETRCVPRSTDTSSIAELXGGFFEYYAKFDFERLVVCPVLGRTIKKDDFRDLRLLPEEFSRYKRNVYSGVSLPIRFMTSMCVQDPFEQCHNVASSVSSRLAADICAYFKFAADAYEKEKMKDFSGLLPTILLEKPDLPRAKKGGSEFRARLPPGLVGNIAAPDWKAAVRDVALQLFQTLLRVQLTRLEDKEEPATPSKQAKPGHATKGGKVSKPEETPGSSRAGKITKLEETAKLGKNTEDVSKLGQETSKVEVITKQRRDSQSEESAKSVKEAPKPEEAVKPQNETAKSGDTKGKEKATKEKSKVEIIKNGKIVGGITRREKEWYTGAITRAIWKRKMFSKLYSVMGLKFLDRETMITEEIMKVDKNVIDVRFTVLVTFVNAPRSAVVAVRHAAGDLNAFKEFGKFFNNTFQHWFVILYKPYCKKSLQSTNAENKVPAVTDEEAAAKELNEAMKEDKDIDKSDSDSDSDLSYEDERIDPNATNSEVGESKESTKLSDADKSSKNESNSAVKKQSENDKKCDTKENYDSKVQVEKTPDEDGLNASDKSPRRRKHKKQHANKDQPINHLNNRVGALNLTVKSRTNMNNMRNHDKTHQQQTVDDQNEGKESQHTSTKNKNRTQHGDHNDTGQEIVKSKSTRHRHRKGKDKTQSAPAEHSAAPAAPGSTDRCLHGGV; encoded by the exons GAGTTGTGTTTCTTGTACATAGTGGACCCGGCGAACATACCGCTGCAGGGCGCCTTCCACCAGCAGCTGGACGCCTTGCTGAGCGCCGTGCGCCTCACGCAGCCCGAGATCGAGCGCCTCGGCCAGCTCTACCGCGACCTGGAGTATGTGCTCGGTGAGCTGTGGCCTGGTGAGTTGTGTTTCTTGTACATAGTGGACCCGGCGAACATACCGCTGCAGGGCGCCTTCCACCAGCAGCTGGACGCCTTGCTGAGCGCCGTGCGCCTCACGCAGCCCGAGATCGAGCGCCTCGGCCAGCTCTACCGCGACCTGGAGTATGTGCTCGGTGAGCTGTGGCCTGGTGAGTTGTGTTTCTTGTACATAGTGGACCCGGCGAACATACCGCTGCAGGGCGCCTTCCACCAGCAGCTGGACGCCTTGCTGAGCGCCGTGCGCCTCACGCAGCCCGAGATCGAGCGCCTCGGCCAGCTCTACCGCGACCTGGAGTATGTGCTCGGTGAGCTGTGGCCTGGTGAGTTGTGTTTCTTGTACATAGTGGACCCGGCGAACATACCGCTGCAGGGCGCCTTCCACCAGCAGCTGGACGCCTTGCTGAGCGCCGTGCGCCTCACGCAGCCCGAGATCGAGCGCCTCGGCCAGCTCTACCGCGACCTGGAGTATGTGCTCGGTGAGCTGTGGCCTGGTGAGTTGTGTTTCTTGTACATAGTGGACCCGGCGAACATACCGCTGCAGGGCGCCTTCCACCAGCAGCTGGACGCCTTGCTGAGCGCCGTGCGCCTCACGCAGCCCGAGATCGAGCGCCTCGGCCAGCTCTACCGCGACCTGGAGTATGTGCTCGGTGAGCTGTGGCCTGGTGAGTTGTGTTTCTTGTACATAGTGGACCCGGCGAACATACCGCTGCAGGGCGCCTTCCACCAGCAGCTGGACGCCTTGCTGAGCGCCGTGCGCCTCACGCAGCCCGAGATCGAGCGCCTCGGCCAGCTCTACCGCGACCTGGAGTATGTGCTCGGTGAGCTGTGGCCTGGTGAGTTGTGTTTCTTGTACATAGTGGACCCGGCGAACATACCGCTGCAGGGCGCCTTCCACCAGCAGCTGGACGCCTTGCTGAGCGCCGTGCGCCTCACGCAGCCCGAGATCGAGCACCTCGGCCAGCTCTACCGCGACCTGGAGTATGTGCTCGGTGAGCTGTGGCCTGGTGAGTTGTGTTTCTTGTACATAGTGGACCCGGCGAACATACCGCTGCAGGGCGCCTTCCACCAGCAGCTGGACGCCTTGCTGAGCGCCGTGCGCCTCACGCAGCCCGAGATCGAGCGCCTCGGCCAGCTCTACCGCGACCTGGAGTATGTGCTCGGTGAGCTGTGGCCTG GCTGCCGCGCGATCCCGTTCGGCTCGGTGACGACGGGGCTGGGCGTGAAGTCGTCGGACGCGGACTGCTTCGTGTCGCTGCCGCGCGgctcgggcgcgggcgcgggctcgGGCTCCGGCTCGGGCTCGGGCTCCGGCTCGGGCTCGGCCGCCGTGGGCCGCGCGCGCCGGGCGCTGCAGGCGCACCCGCACGTGTTCGGCGAGCTGCtcgccatcccgcgcgccaACACGCCCATCGTCAAGTTCCTGCACCTGCCCACCGGCGTCTACTGCGACCTCAGCTTCAAGACCGCGCTGGGCTCGCAGAACAGCAAGCTCATCGCCTTCCTGCTGCACTGCGACCCTCGCCTCGTGCCCGTCGCCGTCGCCGTCAAGTACTGGGCCCGCGTGCACGAGCTCACGGGCACGGGCAAGTTGACCAACTACGCCCTGACCATGATGATCATATTCTACTTCCAGCAGCCGCCGGTCGCGATCCTACCCGCGGTCGAGTGGCTCCAGAGGGACCGCAGCTACGACTGCTTCGTGGATTACTGGAACACGGGCTTCATGAGCGAGACGCGCTGCGTGCCCAGGTCCACCGATACGTCGTCTATAGCGGAGC CTGGGGGATTTTTTGAGTATTATGCTAAATTTGACTTCGAGCGGCTCGTCGTTTGCCCGGTCCTCGGCCGGACGATCAAAAAGGATGACTTTAGAGACTTGAGACTTCTCCCGGAGGAGTTCAGTCGGTACAAGAGGAACGTTTACAGCGGCGTGTCGCTCCCCATCCGCTTCATGACGTCCATGTGCGTCCAGGACCCTTTCGAGCAGTGCCACAACGTCGCGTCCTCGGTGTCCTCGCGGTTGGCGGCGGATATCTGCGCCTACTTCAAATTCGCCGCCGACGCCTACGAGAAGGAAAAAATGAAAGATTTTTCGGGGCTGCTGCCGACGATCCTGCTCGAGAAGCCGGACCTGCCGCGCGCCAAGAAGGGCGGCTCCGAGTTCCGCGCGCGCCTGCCGCCCGGCCTCGTCGGCAACATCGCGGCGCCCGACTGGAAGGCCGCCGTGCGCGACGTCGCCCTGCAGCTCTTCCAGACCCTGCTGCGCGTGCAGCTCACCCGGCTCGAGGACAAGGAGGAGCCTGCCACGCCGAGCAAACAAGCCAAGCCTGGACACGCCACTAAGGGAGGAAAAGTTTCTAAGCCGGAGGAGACCCCCGGGTCGTCCAGAGCGGGCAAGATAACCAAGCTAGAAGAGACGGCTAAATTGGGGAAAAATACTGAAGATGTTTCGAAACTTGGACAAGAAACTTCTAAAGTGGAAGTGATCACTAAACAAAGGAGAGACTCTCAATCGGAAGAATCTGCAAAATCTGTTAAGGAAGCCCCTAAACCGGAAGAGGCTGTTAAACCTCAAAATGAAACTGCTAAGTCGGGAGACACAAAAGGAAAGGAAAAAGCGACAAAGGAAAAATCTAAAGTGGAGATAATTAAAAACGGTAAAATAGTCGGGGGTATAACCAGGAGGGAGAAGGAATGGTACACGGGCGCGATCACCCGCGCCATCTGGAAGCGGAAGATGTTCTCCAAGCTTTACAGCGTGATGGGGCTCAAGTTCCTCGACCGGGAGACGATGATCACGGAGGAGATCATGAAGGTGGACAAGAACGTGATCGACGTGCGGTTCACGGTGCTGGTGACGTTCGTGAACGCGCCGCGCTCCGCCGTGGTGGCCGTGCGCCACGCCGCCGGCGACCTCAACGCCTTCAAGGAGTTCGGCAAGTTCTTCAACAACACCTTCCAGCACTGGTTCGTCATCCTCTACAAGCCCTACTGCAAGAAATCCCTCCAAAGTACTAACGCCGAGAACAAAGTGCCGGCCGTCACGGACGAGGAGGCCGCCGCGAAAGAACTCAATGAGGCTATGAAAGAAGACAAAGATATAGACAAGAGCGACTCCGACAGTGATTCTGATCTCAGCTACGAGGATGAGAGAATAGATCCGAACGCGACCAATTCCGAAGTAGGCGAGAGCAAAGAGAGTACGAAGCTAAGTGATGCGGACAAAAGCAGTAAAAACGAATCAAACAGTGCTGTTAAAAAACAGAGTGAAAACGATAAAAAATGTGATACGAAAGAAAATTATGACAGTAAAGTCCAAGTGGAAAAAACACCTGACGAGGATGGGTTAAACGCATCCGATAAGTCGCCGCGGAGGCGCAAACACAAAAAGCAACACGCTAACAAAGATCAACCGATAAACCACTTAAATAACAGGGTCGGGGCTTTAAACTTAACTGTCAAATCACGAACAAACATGAATAATATGCGAAATCACGACAAAACACATCAGCAACAAACAGTAGACGATCAAAATGAGGGGAAAGAGTCTCAGCACACATCAACAAAGAACAAAAACAGAACGCAGCACGGTGACCACAACGACACCGGCCAAGAAATTGTCAAGAGCAAATCTACAAGACACCGGCACAGGAAGGGCAAAGACAAAACGCAGAGCGCTCCCGCGGAGCACAGCGCCGCGCCGGCAGCGCCGGGGAGCACGGACCGCTGCCTGCATGGCGGCGTGTAG
- the LOC133525814 gene encoding LOW QUALITY PROTEIN: tRNA 2'-phosphotransferase 1 (The sequence of the model RefSeq protein was modified relative to this genomic sequence to represent the inferred CDS: inserted 3 bases in 3 codons; deleted 1 base in 1 codon): MEKSGREWRRTTNYHKTNDKMQLFSLLKFLLTKQYDLLFLIYIQWCGDVCRNSKDIQLSKSLSWLLRHGAVKEGFDLRVQGYIDIEKILKHKSFKQYSSSDIKLVIQNNEKQRFQLRVNADTGATEIKANQGHSIDKVXDAELTPILTVSQYPTVVHGTYTNCWPQIKQSGLSRMRRRHIHLAXGLNTDRTVISGLRNNAQIXYYVNLSKALEDGIKFYESDNGVILTPGNDNGLLEAK, from the exons ATGGAAAAGTCGGGCCGAGAATGGCGGAGAACTACAAATTATCACAAGACCAATGATAAAA TGCAACTATTCTCTTTGTTGAAATTTCTGTTGACGAAGCAGTATGACTTGTTGTTCCTTATTTATATTCAGTGGTGTGGTGATGTTTGCAGGAACAGTAAGGATATACAGCTGAGTAAATCCTTGTCGTGGCTTTTGCGACACGGAGCGGTGAAGGAAGGATTCGACTTGAGGGTAC AAGGATACATTgacattgaaaaaatattaaagcacAAATCATTCAAACAGTACAGCAGCAGTGACATAAAGCTGGTC ATCCAAAATAATGAGAAACAGAGATTCCAACTGAGAGTGAACGCTGACACCGGGGCCACAGAGATCAAGGCTAACCAGGGACACAGCATTGACAAAG ATGACGCGGAGTTGACTCCTATTCTGACAGTGA gcCAATACCCTACAGTTGTCCATGGCACTTACACAAATTGCTGGCCACAGATAAAACAGAGCGGGCTCAGCCGAATGAGAAGACGCCATATCCATCTTG AAGGTTTAAATACAGATCGGACCGTAATCAGTGGACTGAGGAACAACGCACAGA CATATTACGTTAACTTGAGTAAGGCGCTGGAGGATGGTATAAAGTTCTACGAGTCGGATAATGGAGTCATACTGACTCCGGGCAATGACAACGGCTTGTTAGAGGCCAAGTAA
- the LOC133525486 gene encoding V-type proton ATPase catalytic subunit A, whose amino-acid sequence MIANEENEDQFGYVFAVSGPVVTAEKMSGAAMYELVRVGYNELVGEIIRLEGDMATIQVYEETSGVTVGDPVLRTGKPLSVELGPGILGSIFDGIQRPLKDINEMTQSIYIPRGVNVPCLSREMSWEFNPLNVKVGSHITGGDLYGVVHENTLVKHRMIVPPKAKGTVTYIAPSGNYKVTDIVLETEFDGEKNKFSMLQVWPVRQPRPSAEKQPANHPLLTGQRVLDSLFPCVQGGTTAIPGAFGCGKTVISQALSKYSNSDVIVYVGCGERGNEMSEVLRDFPELTVEIDGVTESIMKRTALVANTSNMPVAAREASIYTGITLSEYFRDMGYNVSMMADSTSRWAEALREISGRLAEMPADSGYPAYLGARLASFYERAGRVKCLGNPDREGSVSIVGAVSPPGGDFSDPVTAATLGIVQVFWGLDKKLAQRKHFPSINWLISYSKYMRALDDFYDKNYPDFVPLRTKVKEILQEEEDLSEIVQLVGKASLAETDKITLEVAKLLKDDFLQQNSYSAYDRFCPFYKTVGMLKNMIAFYDMSRHAVEATAQSDNKVTWNTIRDAMGPVLYQLSSMKFKDPVKEGEAKIKADFDQLLEDMAAAFRNLED is encoded by the exons ATGATTGCCAATGAGGAGAATGAGGACCAGTTTGGTTACGTGTTCGCCGTCTCTGGTCCCG TCGTGACGGCGGAAAAGATGTCTGGAGCGGCTATGTACGAGTTGGTGCGTGTCGGATACAACGAGCTGGTGGGAGAGATCATCCGTCTGGAGGGAGACATGGCCACCATTCAG GTGTACGAGGAAACCTCAGGCGTAACCGTCGGCGACCCCGTGCTCCGCACCGGCAAGCCGCTGTCCGTGGAGCTCGGCCCCGGCATCCTGGGCTCCATCTTCGACGGCATCCAGCGCCCGCTCAAGGACATCAACGAGATGACGCAGTCCATCTACATCCCCCGCGGTGTCAACGTGCCCTGTCTGTCGCGCGAAATGAGCTGGGAGTTCAACCCCCTCAATGTCAAG GTGGGCTCGCACATCACGGGCGGGGACCTGTACGGCGTGGTGCACGAGAACACGCTGGTGAAGCACCGCATGATCGTGCCCCCCAAGGCCAAGGGCACCGTCACCTACATCGCGCCCTCCGGCAACTACAAAGTCACT GATATCGTGCTAGAGACCGAGTTCGACGGCGAAAAGAACAAGTTCAGCATGTTGCAAGTGTGGCCCGTGCGTCAACCCCGCCCCAGTGCAGAGAAACAGCCCGCCAACCACCCGCTGCTCACCGGCCAGCGCGTGCTCGACTCTCTGTTCCC GTGCGTCCAGGGCGGCACCACCGCCATCCCCGGAGCCTTCGGGTGCGGCAAGACGGTCATCTCGCAGGCGCTGTCCAAGTACTCCAACTCCGACGTCATCGTCTACGTGGGCTGCGGAGAGCGTG GTAACGAGATGTCGGAGGTGCTGCGGGACTTCCCCGAGCTGACGGTGGAGATCGACGGCGTCACGGAGTCCATCATGAAGCGCACGGCGCTCGTCGCCAACACCTCCAACATGCCCGTGGCCGCGCGCGAGGCCTCCATCTACACCG GCATCACGCTGTCGGAGTACTTCCGCGACATGGGCTACAACGTGTCCATGATGGCGGACTCCACGTCGCGCTGGGCCGAGGCGCTGCGCGAGATCTCGGGCCGCCTGGCCGAGATGCCGGCCGACTCCGGCTACCCCGCCTACCTGGGCGCGCGCCTCGCCTCCTTCTACGAGCGCGCCGGCCGCGTCAAGTGCCTCGGCAACCCCGACCGCGAGG GTTCCGTGTCCATCGTAGGTGCCGTATCACCGCCCGGTGGTGACTTCTCCGACCCCGTAACCGCCGCCACCCTGGGTATTGTGCAGGTGTTCTGGGGTCTCGACAAGAAGCTCGCCCAGAGGAAGCACTTCCCCTCCATCAACTGGCTCATCTCCTACAG CAAGTACATGCGCGCTCTCGATGACTTCTATGACAAGAACTACCCCGACTTCGTGCCCCTCAGGACCAAG GTCAAGGAGATCCTCCAGGAGGAAGAAGATCTGTCAGAAATCGTACAGCTGGTCGGCAAGGCATCGTTGGCCGAGACCGACAAGATCACGCTCGAGGTCGCCAAGCTACTCAAGGACGACTTCCTGCAGCAGAACAG CTACTCGGCATATGACCGCTTCTGCCCGTTCTACAAGACGGTGGGCATGCTGAAGAACATGATCGCGTTCTACGACATGTCGCGCCACGCCGTGGAGGCCACCGCGCAGTCCGACAACAAGGTCACGTGGAACACCATCCGCGACGCCATGGGGCCCGTCCTCTACCAGCTCTCCTCCATGAAGTTCAAG GACCCCGTGAAAGAGGGCGAGGCCAAGATCAAGGCGGACTTCGACCAGCTGCTCGAGGACATGGCCGCCGCCTTCCGCAACCTCGAGGACTAg